Within the Alteromonas sp. M12 genome, the region GGGGAATGGGCATAATAAGATGGGAATCTGCCAGTCAAACAAAAACGAATTATCGAGTTGAGACCGATAAACCATCGATCAGTAATGACCATGTACAAACCTTTTTCAAAGACAGTCTTAATAGGTTATGGATCGGCACCCTATCGGGACTCAATTTTATCAACCTTTCAAATCCTGATTTAGTGCACAGCTTGCCATCTGAAAACCCACTCAGTAATGTGAGGATATGGTGGATGCAAGAGTCAGATACTGCCCTTTGGGTGGCGACGTCAAATGGCTTATATAAGCTTTCAAAAGATCTCTCGAAGTGGCAAGGATATACGCTCACTGGAGATATCCCTGAAAAAAGTCGTTCGAATGAAATTCGTACCCTACAGCTTGTTCAAGATGAACTTTGGGTAGGCACAGATAGTGGACTATTTATATTTGATCAAGCTTCTTCTGCATTCAAGCCTATTAGCTTAACCCAAAATCAACAGCAATCATCCAATGTAAGAATCAATGACATTCAACCAGACGCTGAGAAGAAAACAGTGTTCGTTGGCACTAACAACGGTATATATCGTTTGCAAGCGGACACCTATTCACTATTAATCAAAGATGGAAAAGCATCAGATCTGTTAGGAACTGATATTAGAAGTTTATTTTTAGACCAAACCGGAAGCATATGGGCAGGGGCAAGAGACAAGGGTTTATTTATTGGTATACGGACTGAAAGTCGTTTTACTCAACTGTTACAAAATACAGACTTCCCCACGGCCTTAAATGGGAAGCTTGCGGTGAAATCGATTCATTACTCTCATTCAAATGAACTTTGGCTAGCGACCAACGACGGGGTATACCGGCGTTATAATTCGTCACTTGAAAACGCGTGGCAATTTATACCTTTCCCAAATAACTATAAAACAGACGAAATTAGCGTCCTTTTTGTCGATAGCACAAACAATTTATGGGTCGGTGCTAACAATAAGGTGTTCCGAAGCAAAGTGTCTAAACCAATGGCGCTAGAAGAATATTTCGGTTTTGCTGACTTGGCCTTGAAAGACGTTCGATTGACGGCGATATACGAAGATAATGATAATAAAATCTATTTTGGTATTTGGGGAGTAGGCATTGCTCAACTTTCTATTGAGGAAAATCGACTAACTTGGATTGACCAAAGCATCTCGAATATACGCAGTAATATGGCCTATTCCATATTTCAGTTAGCCAACGGTAACCTTTACGCTGCGACACGATTTTCAGGAATAATCCCGCTCGGCTCGAGCCCCAAATTAGCTACCGCTGTTTCCTCCTCGCAACTCTATTGCGCCCATGTTGATATGAACAATACGCTATGGCTTTGTTCTGACGAGGGCTTGTGGCGAGTCCCCCCCGAAACAGGCGCTACTGTACAATATAGCCTTCAAGATGGTTTGCCATCAAAACGCATTTTAGGTATCACCCACGACAACAACGGAATGATATGGGTCGCTACAAATCAAAGTTTAATATCTATTAATCCTAACAATGAGCATATTCAGCGAGTGGGTATTGCTCATGGTTTGCCTATCGAGACCTTTACAGAACACGGGATCAAGCGTTCAGAAACAGGTATAATTACGCTGGCTAGTTCACAGGGCGCTTTTGAATTTAACCCAAGTAACATGTTTACAGACATATCGCCTTCTCATGTGCGATTAACCCAAATATCTATTGGTTACGAAAAAGAAAAACACGACGCGATTTATTCACAGTCTAGCTTTGAGTTAACCCATGATCATGGTCCGGTCCGTTTACAATTTAGTGTGACAGACTTTAGAGAGTCGAGCAAAAACATGTTCCGCTATCGTTTAACTGGTCGAGACCCAGATTGGACCGATTGGAGTTTAGATAATCATTTGGTGCTGAGAAACCTGCCAATTGGTGACAACATATTGGAAATCGAAGGTAAAAATAGTCAAGGGACAATTACCGCAGAGTCGCTAAAACTTCACTTTAAGGTCACCGCACCATGGTGGATGAACAAGGCTTTGATATTTTTAATTTTCATCATCTTTGTTTTTCTTATTTGGACCATCATCAAATGGAGAACCCAGCATTTGGCAAAAGTTGCCGCAAAACTTGAGCGCGATGTGCAAGAAAGAACCCAACAACTAGAAGAAGCTAATCTGACTTTGAGTCGATTAGCTGAAACGGATCATTTAACTGGGTTAACGAATCGACGAGGCTTTTTGAGAGCCTTTACGTTTGCACAAGAACTTAGAAAAAGGTCAGCTAATCCATTGGCGATTTTATTACTGGATGTCGATTATTTTAAGAAGTTTAATGATACTTATGGTCACCAAGCTGGAGATGACTGTTTAAAACTGATCGCTGATACTTTATCTGAAATACTACGTTCTCAAGATGTATTGGCTAGATGGGGAGGCGAGGAATTTGCGCTATTGTTGCCAAACACAGAACAAGCTGGAGCCGTGACTTTAGCTGAGAAGCTAAGGTTGGCCGCGCAGCAAGCTATCCATAAGAAATTTAACGTACATACTTGCGCCACTTTAACTATAGGCGTGGTTGCTAACCTTGAACCAAATATCTCATTAGAAAAGTGGTTGCAGCGAGCAGATAGTGCCTTATACAAAGGAAAAGAATCCGGACGAAACCAGGTAGTTGTTTACCAGAATGAATAACGAGTAGCGTCCTAATTTACTCAATCGGTTAATCCCCTAAAAAGGTCAAAAATACCAAATCGACCATGACTTACCGTTAATTTTGCTTAACCTAGTGCTATGTATTGAAAAACAGCCCCCCTTGTAAGCAACCGTGAGGGGGCAAAGACTGAAACGGTTAAACAAGAAAACGCTTTAACAAGACACCCATGATTAAATTTTATAGCGTTACGAGGTTATCGGTCCTAACTAAGGTGGGTGTCCTGATTATATGCTTGCTTATTAAGGTGGGTGTCCTGATTATTTTTGATTGCCGAGAACTTAAAATAAATACTCGTTAACATGGGTGTCTTAATAATTTTATAATTTTTTTAATAATTTTGATAATCCCTTCTCAAAACAAAGGTCGCCAATCCAAGAGCATGATTGCCACTTTTTAGTGCAGACTTTTTTAAATTTTCATGTCGGTGCGAATAGATATGTAGTCCCTAGCACCAAAACTCGATTAAACACTGCTTTTAGGCTGACAAAAGTTTAGATGTGAAAAAGGAATAAAACTTGCTCATATTGCTCGAAATTGAATTACTGAGAGCAAAATTATGCAAGCATTTATCGATAACATCCCAAAAGCCGAGCTACATGTTCATTTGGAAGGCACTTTAGAGCCAGAGCTTAGTTTCGCATTGGCGAAGAAAAACGGTATTCCACTACCCTATAAAACCCCCGAAGCATTGGTTGAAGCATATGACTTCACCGATCTCCCATCGTTTCTAGAAATATACTATGCGGGTATGAATGTGCTTGTGGCAGAGTCCGATTTTTACGATTTAACCATGGCATATTTAACTAAGGCAAGTAATCAGAATATTGTATACGCCGAATTATTTTTTGACCCGCAGGCGCATACATCCCGTGGCATCGACTTTTCAATTGTGATCAACGGCATACATAAAGCGCAAGTTGACGCTGAACAAAAACTCGGTATAAAAAGTCAGTTAATCATGTGTTTTTTGCGTGAATTGTCTGCCGAGTCTGCCATGGAGCATCTGTCAATGGCAGAGCCTTATTTATCCTATTTAGTGGGCGTGGGACTTGATTCGAATGAACGCGACAATCCCCCCATAAAATTCAAACAAGTATTTAAAAAAGCAAGAGAGCTAGGACTTAAGCTAACCATGCATTGTGATGTGAATCAAAAAAACACGCTCACGCATATTGGACAATGTTTAGATGATATCAAGGTTGACCGCATTGACCATGGTGTTAACTCTCTAGAAGACGCTTCACTGGTTGCTAAATTGCGCGATAGCAAAATTGGATTAACGGTTTGTCCTGTGTCTAATAGGTTTGTGGTGCAATCACTTACCGCAAAAGAAATTAGAACCATGTTAGACGAGCAAATAATGGTAACGATAAATTCTGACGACCCAGCTTACTTCCGAGCTTACTTAAATGAAAATTTTATCGAACTACAAAAAGAGGGAGATTTTGATAAGCAGGACCTACAAACCCTTGTGGAAAATTCATTTCGCATAGCTTGGTTGCCAGAAACCGAGAAACAACAGTATCTATCGAGCATAAAAGATTATGTGGTAACTAGCTCTTAAGTCTTCGTAAAGAAAACAGGCTATCTATATTTCAATTAGATTGTGCTGCTTTAGATTTTAACAAGACACCCATGAATACGTGGTTATAGGTGTTTTAATTTCCTATGATTTAACGTGGGTGTCCTGATTATTTTGTGCTGCTTTAGATTTTAACAAGACTCCCATGAATACGTGGTTATAGGTGTTTTAATTTCCTATGATTTAACGTGGGTGTCCTGATTATTTTGTGCTGCTTTAGATTTTAACAAGACACCCATGAATGCGCGGTTATAGGTGTTTTAATTTCCTATGATTTAACGTGGGTGTCCTGATTATTCCTTCCTGATTACTCCTTTGATAGTTCCTATCCAAAAACATGATTCGTGGACGTTTCGTCTAACCCCATCTACGTTTTGCTTTACGAACTCAGTAAAAACCTCAGAACAATAATTCTTGTAGATATTGATCCCCCATGGATTCACTTTTGATTGTGGTCTGCCATTGGCTGGAGCCATACCTTCTGGCGCTCTGGTTATCTGGTCAACTTAAGGAATATTGCACTTTTTGGAAACGGCTGAAAAATTTGCCGGAGTATAAACCTCACCAAAACTGTACAAAAAATGAGCTATTTGGACGATATGAACTACACTATTCCAAATAAGGAGATGATTTTTATCTACTTATATTACGGTTGAAGTCTATCCGTATCCAATAGTTAAGAAATATAACAGGGAGAAGTTATGAAATTTATTCAATATATAAAGTTATTTCCATACGCGCTGCTATTACTTGGGCTGTCAGCGTGCACTCTAAACGTCGACGTATCAGAAGATGACGATCCAATTTCGGGTTCTAGTATTTATGAATTATTTGTCATTCAACCAGATATGGATGACGCGTTCAATATACTATTTGTTCCCGATGCATCCTATGGTGATCTAGCTGAATTGGCCAATCGTCAAGCCTTTGTAGATGACCTAACCAATGCGATTGAAAATAGCTACTGGCAAAACCAAGCGTATTATTTCAATCTAGGGCGCTTCAATTATTATTACACTCTCGAATCTGGAAGTGTCGTAGAAAACGAGCCCGATGAAGAAGGGAATTTTCGTTGTCCTTCAGTGACATGGCCTAGCTCTATTAGTTCAGACGGCGCTTTTGCCGATGCGACTATATTGATACACAGCAATAACTTACGCGATTGTGCTAACCCAGAATCCGGCCTCGCTACTGCAGAGCCGACAAGCTATGGAACTATTGTTCATGAAACTTCACACGCAGTGTTTGCCCTGCCCGACGAATATTGCTGTGATTCAAATTACAGTACTAACGTACCTATTCTGTATGCAACTGAGACTGCATGTGAAAATGATCCAATCAACGCGGCTTGGAGAAACTGTACAAGTTTCGTTTCAGATAGAGATGGGAACGACTGGTGGCGTTCAGAAGGCAATATCACGACCAATGCAATTATGTTATCAGGGGGAAATACAGTTTGGGAATTTGGTCCAGCTGACTGGGTGATCATGGAAGCGGCTTATCTTTCGTTTCCACATGCTAGCTCAAGTTCAACAGGAACCCCCGCAATCTTTGCACCAAATAATTGGAATCGTCCCTAATAAAGGAATATAACATGAGATATCTATTACTGATTTTAACGGCTTTATTGAGTACCTCGCCATTAGCGCAAACGATTAGCCAGATGCCAATCGAAACACCTAAATTTGAACCCGCAAAACAGCATAAACCGATGGCAAAGCCTGCAAATTACCAACGCATAGCGATTTTAAATATCAACTTAAAATATGACAAAGGTGAAGCGGTCAATGCAGAACTAGTGCGTTCACGAATTATCAAATCCGTTGCTCCCAAAGTCTTTACGCGACAGATGGGAGACTGGCAGGTGATCATTGACAACAACCCGAAAAATACATTTTTTGTTAATGATCCAGGTTATTTAGAAGTAGAAAACGATGATCAAAGCGAAGCTCCTTATCATTATGTCTCTCTGGGCGTTGATGTGGCTTGGGATCTAGTAATCCCCCTTTACAAAGATGGCCAAACAATCGATGCTTCGACGATTACCATAAAACGGGTGAAAGACGGAAAACAAATTTTCGAAACGAAAATTTAGCCTCACCATATAGGCCAGACTGCGCTGGCCTATTTTCAAATAGTTGGAAAGTGAAAATCCGCTGCTAAAAGTGACCTTTCCAAGCATTTTTATAATCACCAAACTGTAGAGTTAAACCTGCCCCTGCCGTTAACTTATATGCCTTGTAAAATCCAAGATTTGTGCAATTAACATTCATAGATGATGGTATCGAGTGAGGGAATTACTGTGAGACGCGGACCACCAAAACCATAGGCAGAAAAAGCAAAAGGGTACAGCCTTTACATTTCCAGGTGTCCACCGATATCCATACCCCCTATTACTTTCACCGTTACCTGGTGAAGTATCAACCACATGTCTCGTTGTTGTTTGGCGAACACAATTCTCACTTACAATACTTTTCCACTTGCTATTGCGCAACATCATAAGTCCAACCCGCGCTAGATCATGAGCTGAGAGATAAAGCCATCCCAAGCGGTCGACTTCTTTATCTGGCATAATATTCCAATGATAAGACGCGATACCAATAGGTCCGAATAGCTTTTCCGCGGCCCATTTACACAATCTTTTTCCCGTTGCTACGCCAAAGATTTTACCTAGAAGAGCGCTTGCCCCATTGTTATACTCAAACAACTTTCCAGGTTCCATTTCCATTGGCTAGCTGAGCACAAATTGGCTCCAGATATCGGCATTTTCAAAGTCATACGCGGAACTTCCACTGTAGTTATTTAATGAGTCTGTCCACTAAGTTAGCACGGCAAAACACCATAGAAGAAACCAATTTTTTGATATTAGTGCTTACGCGAGAACGAGGCTTTAGCCTCAAATTAATATGACTGTCCATAACAAGTTTTTTTCTACGAACCTGACCCCGCAGCTCTTCATAGTCTCG harbors:
- a CDS encoding diguanylate cyclase, with amino-acid sequence MVLNFFSLICRISVLILFLVGFNGVYAADQANVSYQFYSVEQPVVAHQSSVYHVVSDQDDLIWLATDTDGLVRYDGYSYQAWSKVLLNGHENANISKLYLDQGVIWAATWGMGIIRWESASQTKTNYRVETDKPSISNDHVQTFFKDSLNRLWIGTLSGLNFINLSNPDLVHSLPSENPLSNVRIWWMQESDTALWVATSNGLYKLSKDLSKWQGYTLTGDIPEKSRSNEIRTLQLVQDELWVGTDSGLFIFDQASSAFKPISLTQNQQQSSNVRINDIQPDAEKKTVFVGTNNGIYRLQADTYSLLIKDGKASDLLGTDIRSLFLDQTGSIWAGARDKGLFIGIRTESRFTQLLQNTDFPTALNGKLAVKSIHYSHSNELWLATNDGVYRRYNSSLENAWQFIPFPNNYKTDEISVLFVDSTNNLWVGANNKVFRSKVSKPMALEEYFGFADLALKDVRLTAIYEDNDNKIYFGIWGVGIAQLSIEENRLTWIDQSISNIRSNMAYSIFQLANGNLYAATRFSGIIPLGSSPKLATAVSSSQLYCAHVDMNNTLWLCSDEGLWRVPPETGATVQYSLQDGLPSKRILGITHDNNGMIWVATNQSLISINPNNEHIQRVGIAHGLPIETFTEHGIKRSETGIITLASSQGAFEFNPSNMFTDISPSHVRLTQISIGYEKEKHDAIYSQSSFELTHDHGPVRLQFSVTDFRESSKNMFRYRLTGRDPDWTDWSLDNHLVLRNLPIGDNILEIEGKNSQGTITAESLKLHFKVTAPWWMNKALIFLIFIIFVFLIWTIIKWRTQHLAKVAAKLERDVQERTQQLEEANLTLSRLAETDHLTGLTNRRGFLRAFTFAQELRKRSANPLAILLLDVDYFKKFNDTYGHQAGDDCLKLIADTLSEILRSQDVLARWGGEEFALLLPNTEQAGAVTLAEKLRLAAQQAIHKKFNVHTCATLTIGVVANLEPNISLEKWLQRADSALYKGKESGRNQVVVYQNE
- a CDS encoding adenosine deaminase yields the protein MQAFIDNIPKAELHVHLEGTLEPELSFALAKKNGIPLPYKTPEALVEAYDFTDLPSFLEIYYAGMNVLVAESDFYDLTMAYLTKASNQNIVYAELFFDPQAHTSRGIDFSIVINGIHKAQVDAEQKLGIKSQLIMCFLRELSAESAMEHLSMAEPYLSYLVGVGLDSNERDNPPIKFKQVFKKARELGLKLTMHCDVNQKNTLTHIGQCLDDIKVDRIDHGVNSLEDASLVAKLRDSKIGLTVCPVSNRFVVQSLTAKEIRTMLDEQIMVTINSDDPAYFRAYLNENFIELQKEGDFDKQDLQTLVENSFRIAWLPETEKQQYLSSIKDYVVTSS
- a CDS encoding serine hydrolase; the encoded protein is MEPGKLFEYNNGASALLGKIFGVATGKRLCKWAAEKLFGPIGIASYHWNIMPDKEVDRLGWLYLSAHDLARVGLMMLRNSKWKSIVSENCVRQTTTRHVVDTSPGNGESNRGYGYRWTPGNVKAVPFCFFCLWFWWSASHSNSLTRYHHL